One Peterkaempfera bronchialis DNA window includes the following coding sequences:
- a CDS encoding ABC transporter permease, which yields MSDAPAAPPRASAESTSAAPRLLFVPPRARPAWRLVLARVGAMCVVELQKLRHDRTELYTRAVQPALWLLIFGETFTRIRAIPTGGIPYLDYLAPGIIAQSAMFIAIFYGIMIIWERDSGVLTKLLVTPTPRAALVAGKAFAAGVKSIVQAVVVIAIAALLGVALTWNPVRLLGVVAVVLLGSAFFSCLSMTIAGIVLTRDRLMGIGQAITMPLFFGSNALYPVALMPGWLQAVSKANPLSYQVDALRGLLLGIHAHLALDFGVLVLAAAVGITSASALLGRLAR from the coding sequence ATGTCCGACGCACCCGCCGCACCGCCTCGCGCGTCGGCTGAGTCCACCTCGGCCGCACCCCGGCTGCTCTTCGTCCCGCCACGGGCCCGCCCCGCCTGGCGGCTGGTCCTGGCCCGGGTCGGCGCCATGTGCGTGGTGGAGTTGCAGAAGCTGCGCCACGACCGGACCGAGCTGTACACCCGCGCGGTGCAGCCGGCCCTCTGGCTGCTGATCTTCGGCGAGACCTTCACCAGGATCAGGGCCATCCCGACCGGCGGCATCCCCTATCTGGACTACCTGGCGCCGGGGATCATCGCCCAGTCGGCGATGTTCATCGCCATCTTCTACGGCATCATGATCATTTGGGAGCGGGACTCCGGCGTCCTCACCAAGCTGCTGGTCACCCCGACACCCCGGGCGGCGCTGGTGGCCGGCAAGGCGTTCGCTGCCGGGGTCAAGTCGATCGTCCAGGCGGTGGTGGTGATCGCCATCGCCGCGCTGCTGGGCGTCGCGCTGACCTGGAACCCGGTGCGGCTGCTCGGCGTGGTCGCCGTGGTGCTGCTCGGCTCCGCCTTCTTCTCCTGCCTCTCCATGACCATCGCCGGGATCGTCCTCACCCGCGACCGCCTGATGGGCATCGGCCAGGCCATCACCATGCCGCTCTTCTTCGGCTCCAACGCCCTCTACCCGGTGGCCCTGATGCCCGGCTGGCTCCAGGCCGTCAGCAAGGCCAACCCGCTGAGCTACCAGGTGGACGCCCTGCGCGGGCTGCTCCTCGGCATCCACGCCCATCTGGCCCTCGACTTCGGTGTCCTGGTCCTCGCCGCCGCCGTCGGCATCACCTCCGCCTCCGCCCTGCTGGGCCGCCTCGCCCGCTGA
- a CDS encoding MarR family winged helix-turn-helix transcriptional regulator, with protein MASVDLPTELSGLLSGIQRLLRRRLRHGLTGPPLRGAQVELLRLVEANPGLRVSAAARELRLADNSVSTLVNQLVAAGLLVRETDPADRRAALLRPAPEAVARLRAWEDRRTALISRQVARLPEQDRAALTAALPALRRLAAGLHEEVEAP; from the coding sequence GTGGCCTCCGTGGACCTTCCCACCGAGCTGTCGGGTCTCCTCTCCGGTATCCAGCGGCTGCTGCGGCGCCGACTGCGGCACGGGCTGACCGGACCGCCGCTGCGGGGTGCCCAGGTGGAGCTGCTGCGCCTGGTGGAGGCCAACCCCGGACTGCGGGTGTCCGCTGCGGCCAGGGAGCTCCGATTGGCGGACAACTCGGTCTCCACCCTGGTCAACCAGCTGGTGGCGGCCGGGCTGCTGGTACGCGAGACCGACCCGGCGGACCGCAGGGCGGCCCTGCTGCGGCCGGCCCCGGAGGCCGTCGCCAGGCTGCGTGCCTGGGAGGACCGGCGGACCGCCCTGATCAGCAGGCAGGTGGCCCGGCTGCCCGAGCAGGACCGGGCCGCGCTGACTGCCGCACTGCCGGCCCTGCGGCGGCTCGCCGCGGGGCTCCACGAAGAGGTGGAGGCGCCATGA
- a CDS encoding alpha/beta hydrolase, translating to MSLTGGAFFATLIVLCILAVAATAVVAPRIPGPRAVAVLGRLLMVALCQLIAVAVVAVWINNSFGLYTSWSDLFGTNSGASLTTGPMAGPPIRSATFTRGPRGVLHTYVHGSASKLAGQVLVWTPPQYDQPAYRNTRFPVVTLLHGIPGSPESWIDAGGMPRAVQNLLAEGRVRPFILAIPTIDPGRVNTDCSDVGAIRTATWLAKDVPALMDQRFRTLPTARGRALLGLSTGGFCAVKLPLQYPHIFATGAAMSPDPLDGDPDALPDPALRALNSPQQIIRHSHPAVSLFLATTLQDHYSKPADIERFHRSARLPTKVSTLLLASGGHNFGTWQRMYATVLPWISARLAAASPPPR from the coding sequence ATGAGTCTGACCGGGGGTGCCTTCTTCGCCACGCTGATCGTCCTCTGCATCCTGGCGGTGGCGGCCACGGCCGTGGTCGCTCCGCGCATCCCGGGGCCGCGCGCGGTGGCCGTGCTCGGCCGGCTGCTGATGGTGGCGCTCTGCCAGCTGATCGCGGTCGCCGTGGTGGCGGTGTGGATCAACAACAGCTTCGGTCTCTACACCTCCTGGTCGGATCTGTTCGGCACCAACAGCGGGGCCTCGCTCACCACCGGTCCGATGGCCGGTCCGCCGATCCGCTCGGCCACCTTCACCCGGGGCCCGCGCGGGGTGCTGCACACCTATGTGCACGGCTCCGCCTCCAAGCTCGCCGGGCAGGTCCTGGTGTGGACGCCGCCCCAGTACGACCAGCCCGCGTACCGGAACACCCGGTTCCCGGTGGTGACGCTGCTGCACGGCATCCCCGGCTCCCCGGAGTCCTGGATCGACGCCGGAGGCATGCCCCGGGCGGTGCAGAACCTGCTGGCCGAGGGCCGCGTCCGCCCGTTCATCCTGGCGATCCCGACCATCGACCCGGGCCGGGTCAACACGGACTGCAGCGACGTGGGCGCGATCAGGACCGCGACCTGGCTGGCGAAGGACGTCCCGGCCCTGATGGACCAGCGCTTCCGCACCCTGCCGACCGCCCGTGGCCGGGCGCTGCTGGGCCTCTCCACCGGAGGCTTCTGCGCCGTCAAACTCCCCTTGCAATACCCGCACATCTTCGCCACCGGGGCTGCGATGTCCCCGGATCCCCTGGACGGAGACCCCGATGCGCTGCCCGACCCCGCGCTGCGCGCCCTCAACAGCCCCCAGCAGATCATCCGCCACAGCCACCCCGCCGTGTCGCTCTTCCTGGCCACCACCCTCCAGGACCACTACAGCAAGCCCGCCGACATCGAGCGGTTCCATCGGTCGGCCCGCCTTCCGACCAAGGTCAGCACGCTGCTGCTGGCCAGCGGCGGCCACAACTTCGGTACCTGGCAGCGAATGTACGCCACCGTGCTGCCCTGGATCAGCGCCCGCCTGGCCGCAGCCTCGCCGCCGCCGAGGTGA
- a CDS encoding serine/threonine-protein kinase, translating into MLVADRYRLDVAIGRGGMGEVWRAHDEVLGRPVAVKLMLAGDSDEEAAARFRLEAQTAARLHHPQVVTVFDFGAWHDRFYLVMELVEGISLAQELEAHGPLALDRVADVAAQGAAGLAAAHRQGVIHRDIKPGNLMRSTDGTVKIADFGIARFADDASAALTGVGQIVGTSLYLAPERALGRPAGPGSDVYALGCVLYQLLVGEPPFQADTAAGVLHLHVGTEPAPPSWRCPQLPGAFEGYLLRMLAKQPEQRPAAQEVADWFSTPAWRGGAQQAAAPAGAGAATVYALPRSGRQAPAARQAPASGTRRAAPRGRRSSPARRQQSAESLHLRLRAQMRRHKALTIGIAGAVAMAVSALLSMAWFTP; encoded by the coding sequence GTGCTGGTGGCAGATCGGTACCGGCTGGACGTGGCCATCGGCCGCGGCGGGATGGGCGAGGTCTGGCGGGCGCACGACGAGGTCCTGGGCCGCCCGGTGGCCGTCAAGCTGATGCTTGCCGGCGACTCCGACGAGGAGGCCGCGGCCCGTTTCCGCCTGGAGGCGCAGACGGCCGCCCGGCTGCACCACCCGCAGGTGGTGACGGTGTTCGACTTCGGTGCCTGGCACGACCGCTTCTACCTGGTGATGGAGCTGGTCGAGGGCATCAGCCTGGCCCAGGAGCTGGAGGCGCACGGCCCGCTCGCGCTGGACCGGGTCGCCGATGTCGCCGCGCAGGGGGCCGCCGGGCTGGCCGCCGCCCACCGCCAGGGGGTGATCCACCGCGACATCAAGCCCGGCAACCTGATGCGGAGCACTGACGGGACCGTCAAGATCGCCGACTTCGGCATCGCCCGGTTCGCCGACGACGCCTCGGCGGCGCTCACCGGCGTCGGCCAGATCGTGGGCACCAGCCTGTACCTGGCCCCCGAGCGGGCGCTCGGGCGGCCCGCCGGGCCCGGCTCCGATGTGTATGCGCTCGGCTGCGTCCTCTATCAACTGCTGGTCGGCGAGCCCCCGTTCCAGGCGGACACCGCCGCCGGGGTGCTCCATCTCCATGTGGGCACCGAGCCGGCGCCGCCGTCCTGGCGGTGCCCGCAACTGCCCGGCGCCTTCGAGGGCTATCTGCTGCGGATGCTGGCCAAGCAGCCCGAGCAGCGGCCCGCCGCCCAGGAGGTGGCCGACTGGTTCTCCACCCCGGCCTGGCGCGGCGGTGCGCAGCAGGCGGCGGCGCCCGCCGGAGCCGGGGCGGCGACGGTGTACGCACTGCCGAGGAGCGGTCGCCAGGCCCCGGCCGCCCGCCAGGCGCCGGCCTCCGGCACCCGCCGGGCCGCCCCGCGCGGGCGGCGGAGCAGCCCCGCGCGGCGGCAGCAGTCGGCGGAGTCGCTGCATCTGCGGTTGCGGGCGCAGATGCGGCGGCACAAGGCGCTGACCATCGGGATCGCGGGAGCCGTGGCCATGGCGGTCTCGGCGCTGCTCAGCATGGCCTGGTTCACCCCCTGA
- a CDS encoding ABC transporter ATP-binding protein, translating into MSTPSGSTADPPAGTDAVSCTGLEYSFGGTRAVDGVDLSVTEGEVFGLLGPNGAGKTTAIRVITTLLPVPAGMVRVFGRDAARQKMAVRRLLGYVPQQLSADSALTGRENVSLFARVFDIPRRERAERVAEALEAVGLTEVADRMAATYSGGMVRRLELAQALVSAPRLLILDEPTIGLDPIARTSVWERITEVRAATGMTVLVTTHYMDEADQYCDRVALMHLGRIRALGTPEQLKAELGRAEGSDRQPTLEDVFRHFADSGLDNLGGEDFRDVRRTRRTASRVG; encoded by the coding sequence ATGAGCACACCGTCCGGATCCACCGCCGACCCGCCCGCCGGGACGGACGCGGTCAGCTGCACCGGTCTGGAATACTCCTTCGGCGGTACCAGAGCCGTCGACGGGGTGGACCTGTCGGTCACCGAGGGAGAGGTCTTCGGCCTGCTCGGCCCCAACGGCGCGGGCAAGACCACCGCTATCCGCGTCATCACCACCCTGCTGCCGGTCCCCGCCGGGATGGTCAGGGTCTTCGGCCGCGACGCCGCCCGGCAGAAGATGGCGGTGCGGCGGCTGCTCGGCTACGTACCGCAGCAGCTCTCCGCCGACTCCGCGCTGACCGGGCGGGAGAATGTCTCGCTCTTCGCCCGGGTCTTCGACATACCCCGCCGCGAGCGGGCCGAGCGCGTCGCCGAGGCGCTGGAGGCGGTCGGGCTGACCGAGGTCGCCGACCGGATGGCGGCCACCTACTCCGGCGGCATGGTCCGCCGCCTCGAACTGGCCCAGGCGCTGGTCAGCGCGCCCCGGCTGCTGATCCTCGACGAGCCCACGATCGGCCTGGACCCGATCGCCCGGACCAGCGTCTGGGAGCGGATCACCGAGGTCCGCGCCGCCACCGGGATGACCGTACTGGTCACCACCCACTACATGGACGAGGCCGACCAGTACTGCGACCGGGTCGCGCTGATGCACCTGGGCCGGATACGGGCCCTGGGCACCCCGGAGCAGCTCAAGGCGGAGCTGGGCCGGGCCGAGGGCAGCGACCGGCAGCCCACCCTGGAGGACGTCTTCCGCCACTTCGCCGACAGCGGCCTCGACAACCTCGGAGGAGAGGACTTCCGCGATGTCCGACGCACCCGCCGCACCGCCTCGCGCGTCGGCTGA